In Suncus etruscus isolate mSunEtr1 chromosome 2, mSunEtr1.pri.cur, whole genome shotgun sequence, the genomic stretch ACTCCGAGATGCTGTCCCACCAGAGTGAAAGTCAATCGGATACAAAAACTGAGCCCTTTGAGAGTGCCTCTGACTCCGAATCTCTGTCTGAGGACTGCACCCCTCCAAGTGACAACTTGTCGGACAGAGGAACACATTGGAGGGACACTGAGGTGTCGGCAGCCAACTCTCAGGAACAAGATCTGATAGACACCCCTGAATCTGATCCAGAGGAAGAGCTAGATTTGCCCCCTGACTCTACCACAGAGACTTACCAAAATGAGGACCTTGACCTTACTGCAGTGAGTGGAGAAAAGCAGGTAGGATGCAGCCAAGTCATTGTGGACAGGTGTGAGCATGCGTCTCCTCCCACAGGGACCCCTCAGCACCCAGGAGACTGGCAGGACGCCATGGGCATCCACATGCTCCAGCCAGCAAAGCACTTTGGGGGACTTTCTGCTTTTTCTCGTCAGAAATCCAGGTCTGAAAGCTGTCTGGGTATCCCAGTGGCCAGGCCCATCCTTCTGTGCTGCTGTGAACTGGGTCAGGGCTGGCTGCATAACCAAAACAGAGCCACGGGACTAGTGCTGCCTGGCAGAGTTTCACAGGCTCACACCGTCCCTTCCAGAGCCCCCCAGATGAGAAAAGAAAGTGGTTCTGTAAAGCATCCTGATTTGTTTTGGCCTCCATTTGACTTTGATGCCCCCTGCCAGCCTCCTTTGGGAATGtcttgctttctctgcatcaagtGTCATGATAACACTCCAGCCAATCTTTATGACAAAGACAGACCATTCCTAGGATGCTGCTGTCTGCACATGAGGAAACTAGTCAGGGCTCACTCTATAGAATGGTTTCCTGTAAGACACCCCAAGGATCTCCAAGAACAGAACTTTGTGAATTTGGGCACCCATTTGAAGGAAGGGATCATAGAACAAGAACACAAAAAACCTCAAAACTCTCTTTTCATGGCTTCTGCCCAAGAATTTTCTCTCGGTGGTACACCCCAAAAGAGGACTCCATGTTTACAAGGTCAACATAAATGCTGTACTCCCTGCTGCAAGAGGGCTTTTCAGCACACACCCTCTGAACTTCTCTTGCTAGAAAACCAGTTGCGACAGGATTCTGGGTCCTGCCCAGCGTCTTCATGCCTTACTACAGAGCTGGGGAGCCTCACTGCAGAAGAAGTGCTGGTACCTATAACCTGCAAGTCAGAACAGAGCCCAGAACATAGTCTGGAGGAGCCCCGAGGTTTTGGCCTCACACCAAGCACCGCTGATGGGAGTGATAAAcaaaagcatcttcaagacatTTCTGTTGAGGCAGGAAACTCGACTAATAATTACACATCAAAGTATGTTCTCAGTGAGAACAGAGAGCTACCTGCTAGGGCCAAGTTCCCACATCGTACTGGCAATAGCGGGTCACGATGGTGGAACAGAGTCTGGCTGGGTCACCCTGGAGCAAATGAAAACTCAGATGCTCCAGGGACCACCCTGAAATCTAGTGCAACAGACACTTCAGAAGGAGTCAGAGATGGGGTAATTCTGCTCTTCAACTGTGATGAAAGTGCCTTGGAGAACTTTTTAGAAACAACCCCCACTCTGTCTCACTGCAATGGTGGCAATACAGAGTGTAGGCAGGAGCTGCAGGAGGACTCCAAAGCTGGTCAGGGTGGTCTGCATCTGGAACCTGTAGCGGACACATCTATGGGCAGTGATGTTTCTGTTGAGCAGAAAAGGCTGCAGGATACCAGGGAGAATGTGGGTCACCTTCCAGAAATACAGTCCTGTGCAGGTGTGAAGGAAAGACCTGGGTCTCTGCCCAGTATTGGAGTGACCCGCTGTGAGTCTGCTGGGACCAGGGAAACACTAAGTACTGGCACTGAGTGTGGTCTAGCCACTTGCCATGGGATGGGAGAAGACGACCAGTCTCAGTGCCCCCTGCGTCAAGCTACAGATTTCAGGACAGCTTTGAACCTACAAGACACTTCAGAAGAGGGGAGTCTATGCGAAGAGTATATGGAAGAAATGCCAAGCACAGTGGAATCTGTGAGTGGGGAACAACCTGGGATGGCCCAGAATTCTGGGATTGGGGATGAGAGGAAGAAAGCCTCCTGGCCACCCTGCTGCAGACCTGGAGAAGCTTTTTGTGCCCCTGGCCCCAATCACTCAGAGAACCAAGAGGCACAGAGCCCGATGACCCAGCGAGAGGGCCCAACATTTCCCAAGATAGCCTCTTCCTGTAGGAACTCTGCCCAGGGCATGTGGACT encodes the following:
- the LOC126001614 gene encoding uncharacterized protein LOC126001614 encodes the protein MFSVLHFLRSFFKTPEPEVQPGEDETKDKVLSSATPRDSEPQEWSLDTDQDDSEMLSHQSESQSDTKTEPFESASDSESLSEDCTPPSDNLSDRGTHWRDTEVSAANSQEQDLIDTPESDPEEELDLPPDSTTETYQNEDLDLTAVSGEKQVGCSQVIVDRCEHASPPTGTPQHPGDWQDAMGIHMLQPAKHFGGLSAFSRQKSRSESCLGIPVARPILLCCCELGQGWLHNQNRATGLVLPGRVSQAHTVPSRAPQMRKESGSVKHPDLFWPPFDFDAPCQPPLGMSCFLCIKCHDNTPANLYDKDRPFLGCCCLHMRKLVRAHSIEWFPVRHPKDLQEQNFVNLGTHLKEGIIEQEHKKPQNSLFMASAQEFSLGGTPQKRTPCLQGQHKCCTPCCKRAFQHTPSELLLLENQLRQDSGSCPASSCLTTELGSLTAEEVLVPITCKSEQSPEHSLEEPRGFGLTPSTADGSDKQKHLQDISVEAGNSTNNYTSKYVLSENRELPARAKFPHRTGNSGSRWWNRVWLGHPGANENSDAPGTTLKSSATDTSEGVRDGVILLFNCDESALENFLETTPTLSHCNGGNTECRQELQEDSKAGQGGLHLEPVADTSMGSDVSVEQKRLQDTRENPLAMGWEKTTSLSAPCVKLQISGQL